In Caulobacter soli, one genomic interval encodes:
- a CDS encoding acyl-CoA dehydrogenase family protein: MAYDMSPHYSIDAALVERARGLQEGLKANYKRGDEDRRLPEANFESLKQADLLRVLVPRRLGGHGAKMTTQLAVAAAVAKGCPATAWVQSLINITTWAMTALPDAGQQEVFLGEERPFVCGVLTPGGAARPTDGGYLVTGKWPYASGSYHANWGTGGVMILDDQGMATGVGTACMRMSDLTIQDTWKVVGMRGTGSNTLVAEDVFIPHGRLLQVAAPNKKLDSEEAADHWPVGAALSVVLVGPLLGMAEAVLELVVASAEKKGFAYTTFPRLVDSHVAMRDIGQSASEIHAAKLLAFDAAATIDAGGPGVEVSVFERNRLRAACGHACALLRTAVDRLVSVSGASSFAEASLVQRYWKDLNVASRHAFLGTEQSFEQFGRSLVGSSDIFVVV; encoded by the coding sequence ATGGCCTACGACATGTCTCCGCACTATTCGATCGACGCCGCCCTGGTGGAGCGCGCGCGCGGACTGCAAGAGGGCCTGAAGGCCAACTACAAGCGCGGCGACGAAGATCGACGCCTGCCCGAGGCCAATTTCGAGAGCCTGAAGCAAGCCGATCTGCTGCGGGTCCTGGTGCCTCGCCGGCTTGGCGGACATGGCGCCAAGATGACCACGCAGCTGGCCGTGGCGGCGGCGGTGGCCAAGGGCTGTCCCGCGACGGCCTGGGTGCAGTCCCTGATCAACATCACTACCTGGGCGATGACCGCTCTGCCTGATGCGGGTCAGCAGGAGGTGTTTCTGGGCGAAGAGCGTCCGTTCGTCTGCGGCGTCCTAACCCCTGGGGGCGCGGCTCGCCCGACCGACGGCGGCTATCTGGTGACGGGCAAGTGGCCCTACGCCTCCGGATCCTATCACGCCAACTGGGGCACGGGCGGGGTGATGATCCTGGACGACCAGGGGATGGCGACCGGCGTTGGTACGGCCTGCATGCGGATGAGCGACCTTACGATCCAGGACACCTGGAAGGTGGTGGGCATGCGCGGGACCGGCAGCAACACCCTGGTGGCCGAGGATGTCTTCATTCCGCACGGGCGTCTGCTTCAAGTCGCGGCCCCGAACAAGAAGCTCGATTCCGAAGAAGCGGCGGACCATTGGCCGGTTGGCGCGGCGCTGTCGGTGGTGCTGGTGGGGCCTCTGCTGGGCATGGCCGAGGCCGTGCTCGAGCTCGTCGTCGCCAGCGCCGAGAAGAAGGGCTTCGCCTACACGACGTTCCCGCGCCTGGTCGATTCCCACGTGGCCATGCGCGACATCGGTCAATCGGCCTCAGAGATCCACGCGGCCAAGCTGCTGGCCTTCGACGCGGCCGCGACGATCGACGCGGGAGGCCCCGGGGTCGAGGTCAGCGTGTTCGAGCGCAATCGACTGCGCGCCGCCTGCGGTCATGCCTGCGCCCTGCTCAGAACCGCCGTTGATCGCCTGGTCTCGGTGTCCGGCGCCTCGTCCTTCGCCGAGGCGAGCCTGGTGCAGCGCTACTGGAAGGATCTGAACGTCGCTTCGCGGCACGCCTTCCTCGGCACCGAGCAATCGTTCGAGCAGTTTGGCCGCTCGCTCGTCGGCTCCAGCGACATCTTTGTTGTGGTCTAG
- a CDS encoding NADPH-dependent FMN reductase, giving the protein MSSAPPLIVGFGGTTRPGSTTERLVSAVLDRCAALGAEVQLFGGAFLSALPHFAPDAPARTAEQIRFVAAVRRASGLVIGSPGYHGGISGLVKNAIDLLEDTRLDARCYFDGLPVGLVVSTAGWQAGGVTLSSMRDVVHALRGWPTPVGISVNTVAQRPFLDSGDLDEAILGAVEEQARQLMRLAPLAGRLQVDAA; this is encoded by the coding sequence ATGTCGTCAGCACCGCCCCTGATCGTCGGCTTTGGCGGGACCACTCGCCCCGGCTCCACCACCGAGCGGCTGGTCTCGGCCGTGCTGGACCGCTGCGCCGCGCTGGGCGCCGAGGTCCAGTTGTTTGGCGGGGCGTTTCTGTCCGCCCTGCCCCACTTCGCCCCCGATGCGCCGGCGCGCACCGCCGAGCAGATCCGGTTCGTCGCCGCCGTGCGCCGCGCCTCGGGTCTGGTGATCGGTTCGCCGGGCTATCACGGCGGGATCTCGGGCTTGGTGAAGAACGCGATCGATCTGCTGGAGGACACGCGCCTGGACGCGCGTTGCTACTTCGACGGCTTGCCGGTCGGATTGGTGGTTTCGACGGCGGGCTGGCAAGCCGGCGGCGTCACGCTGTCGTCCATGCGCGATGTCGTGCACGCCTTGCGCGGGTGGCCCACCCCCGTCGGCATCAGCGTCAACACGGTGGCGCAACGTCCGTTTCTCGACAGCGGGGATTTGGACGAAGCGATCCTGGGCGCGGTGGAGGAGCAGGCTCGTCAGCTCATGCGTCTGGCGCCGCTGGCCGGCCGTCTGCAGGTCGATGCGGCCTAG
- a CDS encoding VOC family protein yields MSAIKVDEVAYVRFQVPDLNEMRGFLADFGLLEVEHEGSRLYARGHGPAPFLHVSEPGEPGFAALGLRASSLEDLHRLAAAEGVLAQPLDAPGGGEFISLRDPDGHVVEVVAGQQPSSPLPLPSRDAWNYADERGRLRRVKRVSPGAAHVARLGHCVLNVSDFRASERWYKDRFGFITSDEIALSPEFSIGAFMRLDRGDTPTDHHALFLVQSPSGPGFNHAAFEVADLDDLMAGHATLKAAGRKQEWGVGRHILGSQVFDYWRDPWGHTLEHWTDGDQFTAQDGSNTATIQDLLGVQWGPSAPPTMA; encoded by the coding sequence ATGAGCGCCATTAAGGTCGACGAGGTCGCATATGTGCGCTTCCAGGTCCCCGACCTCAACGAGATGCGCGGCTTTCTCGCCGACTTCGGGTTGCTGGAAGTCGAGCACGAAGGCTCTCGCCTGTACGCCCGCGGGCACGGTCCCGCCCCCTTCCTGCACGTTTCCGAGCCCGGCGAGCCGGGCTTCGCCGCCTTGGGCCTGAGAGCCTCCAGTCTTGAGGATCTCCATCGTCTGGCCGCCGCCGAGGGCGTCCTGGCCCAGCCGCTTGACGCCCCGGGCGGCGGCGAATTCATCAGCCTGCGCGATCCGGACGGCCATGTCGTCGAGGTGGTCGCCGGCCAACAGCCGTCTTCACCCCTTCCCTTGCCGTCCCGCGACGCCTGGAACTACGCCGACGAACGCGGTCGCCTGCGGCGCGTCAAGCGCGTCAGCCCAGGCGCGGCCCACGTCGCGCGCCTGGGCCACTGCGTGCTCAACGTCTCGGACTTCCGCGCCTCCGAGCGATGGTACAAGGACCGCTTCGGCTTCATCACCTCCGACGAGATCGCCTTGTCGCCGGAGTTCTCGATCGGCGCGTTCATGCGCCTGGATCGCGGCGACACGCCGACCGACCACCACGCCCTGTTCCTGGTGCAGAGCCCCAGCGGCCCCGGCTTCAACCACGCCGCCTTCGAGGTGGCCGACCTGGACGACCTGATGGCTGGCCACGCCACGTTGAAGGCCGCGGGCCGCAAGCAGGAATGGGGCGTGGGCCGCCACATCCTCGGCAGCCAGGTCTTCGACTACTGGCGCGATCCCTGGGGTCACACGCTGGAGCATTGGACCGACGGCGATCAGTTCACCGCCCAGGACGGTTCCAACACCGCCACGATCCAAGACTTGCTCGGCGTTCAGTGGGGGCCGTCCGCGCCCCCGACCATGGCCTAG
- a CDS encoding fumarylacetoacetate hydrolase family protein, whose product MKLATFELGAAPELGAVVGDRIVSISRAAPRLAADMIELISRWPQIKGEAEAIAKAAVDSFALDAVHLLAPIRRPGKIFAIGLNYADHIEESKMETPEHQVWFTKASTSTNGPYDPILIPKPMGFVDYEAELVAVIGAGGKHIAKDAAKDAIFGYCVGNDATERRWQHRVPQWSLGKSFDSHAPFGPWITTADEIADPHALGIRALVNGETRQNSNTANLVFDVFAQVEHLSQAMTLEPGDLLFTGTPGGVGAAMDPRQFLKDGDRVRVEIDGLGHIDNPCATEA is encoded by the coding sequence ATGAAACTCGCCACCTTCGAGTTGGGCGCCGCGCCCGAACTGGGCGCCGTCGTCGGCGACCGCATCGTCTCGATCTCGCGCGCCGCGCCGCGCCTGGCCGCCGACATGATCGAGCTGATCAGCCGCTGGCCGCAGATCAAGGGCGAGGCCGAGGCCATCGCCAAGGCGGCTGTCGACAGCTTCGCGCTCGATGCGGTCCATCTGCTGGCCCCGATCCGCCGACCGGGCAAGATTTTCGCCATTGGCCTGAACTACGCCGACCACATCGAAGAGAGCAAGATGGAGACGCCCGAACACCAGGTGTGGTTCACCAAGGCCTCGACCTCGACCAACGGTCCGTACGATCCGATTCTGATCCCCAAGCCGATGGGTTTCGTCGACTACGAGGCCGAGCTGGTGGCGGTGATCGGCGCGGGCGGCAAGCACATCGCCAAGGATGCGGCCAAGGACGCGATCTTCGGCTATTGCGTCGGCAACGACGCCACCGAGCGCCGGTGGCAGCATCGTGTTCCGCAGTGGTCGTTGGGCAAGTCGTTCGACAGCCACGCGCCCTTCGGTCCCTGGATCACGACCGCCGACGAGATCGCCGATCCTCACGCGCTGGGCATCCGCGCCTTGGTCAATGGCGAGACGCGCCAGAACTCCAACACCGCCAATCTGGTGTTCGACGTGTTCGCGCAGGTCGAGCACCTATCCCAGGCCATGACCCTGGAGCCGGGCGACCTGCTGTTCACCGGCACCCCCGGCGGGGTCGGCGCGGCCATGGACCCGCGCCAGTTCCTCAAGGACGGCGACCGCGTTCGCGTCGAGATCGACGGCCTGGGCCATATCGACAATCCCTGCGCGACCGAGGCCTGA
- a CDS encoding bifunctional 3-(3-hydroxy-phenyl)propionate/3-hydroxycinnamic acid hydroxylase — MAEADFDVLVVGMGPVGAMLGALLARAGVKTLVIDKDTEVYPLPRAAHFDHEIMRLFQQIGIADEVRPHARPAPAYEFRTADGQILMSFDLSGENPSGWATGYMFHQPGVENALRARLQAAERADVRLGCRLDGLAQDENGVTATLTSSQGTVNVRSRYVVGCDGAASQTRRQVGIELDDYQFDEPWLVIDAKTSQGSTLPKVSLQICDPARPVTCVPMGPGRHRWEFMLLPGETPEAVLSDDFILPRIAQWNCGEITLERRAVYRFHGLVAQRWRVGRVLLAGDAAHQMPPFAGQGMCSGMRDAANLAWKLKAVLRDGADEALLDTYQAEREAHVRGIVNFAIGMGRVICTLDADAAAMRDQTMLAQRAAGGPGLPAPSTRLSGGCLMAGQDVSGVIFPQPWIGAAPDGVGLDDLLGDGPWLISRSTPGAAEAGLLAISTTDPFLAAVRRPLEAWLDAQGADAVLVRPDRYVFGVGAPTVLREAWLRALSASSRSPVSEPAR, encoded by the coding sequence ATGGCCGAGGCCGATTTCGATGTCCTGGTGGTCGGCATGGGCCCGGTCGGGGCCATGCTCGGGGCCCTGCTCGCCCGGGCGGGCGTCAAGACCCTGGTGATCGACAAGGACACCGAAGTTTATCCTCTGCCGCGGGCGGCGCACTTCGACCATGAGATCATGCGGCTGTTCCAGCAGATCGGGATCGCCGACGAGGTTCGCCCGCACGCCCGCCCGGCGCCGGCCTACGAGTTTCGAACCGCCGACGGCCAGATCCTGATGAGCTTTGACCTGAGCGGCGAGAATCCGTCGGGCTGGGCCACGGGCTATATGTTCCACCAGCCCGGCGTCGAAAACGCACTGCGCGCCCGGCTGCAGGCCGCCGAGCGCGCCGATGTCCGCCTGGGCTGTCGCCTGGACGGCCTGGCCCAGGACGAAAACGGGGTCACCGCGACCCTGACGTCCTCGCAAGGGACGGTCAACGTGCGCAGCCGCTATGTGGTCGGTTGCGACGGCGCGGCCAGTCAGACGCGGCGGCAAGTCGGGATCGAACTGGACGACTATCAATTCGACGAGCCCTGGCTGGTCATCGACGCCAAGACCTCGCAGGGCTCGACCTTGCCCAAGGTCAGCCTGCAGATCTGCGATCCGGCCCGACCGGTCACCTGCGTGCCGATGGGGCCGGGACGCCATCGTTGGGAATTCATGCTGCTGCCGGGCGAGACGCCCGAAGCGGTGCTCAGCGACGACTTCATCCTGCCCAGGATCGCCCAGTGGAATTGCGGCGAGATCACGTTGGAGCGGCGAGCCGTCTATCGCTTCCATGGCTTGGTGGCGCAACGATGGCGGGTCGGCCGCGTGCTGCTGGCCGGCGACGCCGCCCACCAGATGCCGCCTTTCGCGGGCCAGGGCATGTGCTCGGGCATGCGAGACGCCGCCAACCTGGCCTGGAAACTCAAGGCGGTGCTGCGTGACGGGGCGGACGAGGCCTTGCTCGACACCTACCAGGCCGAACGCGAGGCCCACGTCCGCGGCATCGTCAATTTCGCGATCGGCATGGGTCGCGTGATCTGCACCCTGGACGCCGACGCCGCGGCGATGCGCGATCAGACCATGCTGGCCCAACGGGCCGCCGGCGGCCCTGGGCTGCCCGCGCCGTCCACGCGACTGTCCGGCGGATGCCTGATGGCCGGGCAGGACGTATCGGGCGTCATCTTCCCCCAGCCGTGGATTGGCGCTGCGCCCGACGGGGTCGGCCTGGACGATCTGTTGGGCGACGGCCCGTGGCTGATCAGCCGCTCGACCCCGGGTGCGGCCGAGGCGGGTCTGCTCGCCATCTCCACCACCGACCCCTTTCTGGCGGCCGTGCGCAGACCTTTGGAGGCCTGGCTCGACGCCCAGGGCGCCGACGCGGTTCTTGTGCGTCCCGATCGCTACGTCTTTGGCGTCGGAGCGCCAACCGTGCTGCGGGAGGCCTGGCTGCGGGCGCTCTCGGCTTCTTCTCGCTCCCCTGTTTCGGAACCGGCTCGATGA
- a CDS encoding glutathione S-transferase family protein, with protein MTLTLFHAPLSCSLASRLALLESGLPHEIKVVHTTRGENLTEAYARINPRRKVPALVTAEGVITESTAILPYIADRAPERALLPSPGTYARAQAQAWLGFLSSTVHAAFSPALFPERIVSEPAAAEALRASALETLVKALTELDSHLSDRQFLLEAFSLCDLYALVFSLWRGAPALAGRLPALVHLDAYQMRLMGRPGLMPIIGEDMAARAAAA; from the coding sequence ATGACCCTGACCCTGTTTCATGCTCCGCTCAGTTGCTCGCTCGCCTCGCGGCTGGCGCTGTTGGAGTCCGGCCTGCCGCACGAGATCAAGGTTGTCCACACCACCAGGGGCGAGAACCTCACCGAGGCCTACGCGCGGATCAATCCGCGCCGCAAGGTGCCGGCCCTGGTGACCGCCGAGGGCGTGATCACCGAGTCGACCGCGATCCTGCCCTACATCGCCGATCGGGCGCCGGAGCGGGCCTTGCTGCCGTCGCCGGGGACGTACGCGCGAGCGCAAGCTCAAGCCTGGCTCGGTTTCCTGTCGAGCACCGTCCACGCCGCCTTTTCCCCCGCCTTGTTCCCGGAACGGATCGTCAGCGAGCCGGCGGCGGCCGAGGCCCTGCGCGCCAGCGCCCTTGAGACTCTGGTCAAGGCGCTGACGGAGCTGGACAGCCATCTGTCCGACCGGCAGTTCCTGCTCGAGGCCTTCAGCCTCTGCGACCTCTATGCTCTGGTCTTCAGCCTGTGGCGCGGCGCGCCCGCCCTCGCCGGCCGTCTGCCGGCCCTGGTCCACCTCGACGCCTATCAAATGAGACTGATGGGGCGGCCGGGTCTGATGCCGATCATCGGCGAAGACATGGCCGCGCGCGCGGCCGCCGCATGA
- a CDS encoding TetR/AcrR family transcriptional regulator: MTTAAPRTPKRGAGTRTSLVAAGRRLLSARSADAVAIDDIVQSAQVSKGSFYTHFADKQALIGEISREIRAGLEQAVAHANADVADPARRVARGVCVHIRYAIQEPERARVLLRLQHQQASLTAPLNQGLVDDLSTGLAQGRFRGVDLEAGMASVLGVAQSALARAVERPSPNLATPLAQQICTMLLRGLGVDGAEAEQLAAQAADAIVRNDPSDRRRLSSMLPNRISS; the protein is encoded by the coding sequence ATGACCACGGCCGCGCCCCGCACGCCCAAGCGCGGCGCTGGGACGCGCACGTCGCTGGTGGCGGCCGGTCGGCGACTGCTGTCGGCTCGGTCCGCCGACGCCGTGGCGATCGACGACATCGTCCAATCGGCTCAAGTCTCCAAGGGCAGCTTCTACACCCACTTCGCCGACAAGCAGGCCTTGATCGGCGAGATCAGCCGCGAGATTCGCGCCGGCCTCGAGCAGGCCGTCGCGCACGCCAACGCCGACGTGGCCGATCCCGCGCGGCGCGTGGCCAGGGGCGTGTGCGTCCACATTCGTTATGCGATCCAGGAGCCCGAGCGGGCCCGCGTCCTGTTGCGGCTGCAGCACCAACAGGCTTCGCTGACGGCCCCGCTGAACCAGGGCCTCGTCGACGACCTGTCGACGGGCCTGGCGCAAGGCCGCTTCCGCGGCGTCGACCTCGAAGCGGGCATGGCGTCGGTTCTGGGCGTGGCGCAGAGCGCCTTGGCGCGCGCCGTCGAGCGTCCAAGCCCGAACCTGGCCACGCCGCTGGCCCAACAGATTTGCACGATGCTGCTGCGCGGCCTCGGCGTCGACGGCGCCGAGGCCGAACAGCTCGCCGCCCAGGCGGCGGACGCGATCGTGCGCAACGACCCAAGCGACCGCCGCCGTTTGTCCTCAATGCTTCCAAACCGGATTTCGTCATGA